The stretch of DNA ATAAAACGAACACACGTGTTCGCGCAGGTCTGATAAAGTGTTTCTAACATTTTCAAGAAGGAGACCGTTATGACCAGACTTACACGTGATGAAAAGGAAAAAGCGCTGAATATGGCAGAGAAAATGGCTGATGACTTTGATGCTGGGAGAGCTCATCAGTTCAGCCAGAAGCATACTGACAAATCATGGTATAATGACTTTAAGCTTTTGTATGCCATGATCACTGATCCAACTTTCAAAATGAGCCCGGCAACCTGGGCGCTTATT from Desulfonatronovibrio magnus encodes:
- a CDS encoding YkvA family protein — translated: MTRLTRDEKEKALNMAEKMADDFDAGRAHQFSQKHTDKSWYNDFKLLYAMITDPTFKMSPATWALIAGALAYVIMPIDIIPDFIPVVGWLDDAAVLAATIAKLSGEISRFKIQKQQDV